The following proteins are co-located in the Toxotes jaculatrix isolate fToxJac2 chromosome 9, fToxJac2.pri, whole genome shotgun sequence genome:
- the get1 gene encoding guided entry of tail-anchored proteins factor 1 produces MATGYAWFLVLGSVFLCNLMKTLLPTISSVLSKMVQKDAEQESEMRAEIQEMKKEQSSISMMDEFARYARLERKINKMTDRLKTHVKSRTAQQAKMKWVVNIVFYILQAALMISLIWKYYSDPVTVVPSRWIAPVERLVAFPTGVAGGVGITCWLVVCNKVVTLGLHAVS; encoded by the exons ATGGCGACCGGGTATGCGTGGTTCCTTGTGCTGGGGTCGGTTTTTCTGTGCAATCTCATGAAAACACTCCTGCCGACCATATCCTCTGTC cTCTCAAAGATGGTGCAGAAAGATGCTGAGCAGGAGAGTGAGATGAGGGCTGAAATCCaggagatgaagaaggagcagTCCTCCATTAGCATGATGGATGAGTTTGCAAGATATGCCAGGCTGGAGCGCAAAATCAACAAGATGACAGACAGGCTGAAAACACACG TGAAATCAAGAACAGCACAACAAGCCAAAATGAAATGGGTTGTGAACATTGTCTTTTACATACTACAG GCTGCACTGATGATCTCCTTAATATGGAAGTATTACTCTGATCCAGTGACAGTGGTTCCCAGTAGATGGATTGCCCCTGTGGAGCGCCTTGTGGCATTCCCGACAGGAGTGGCAG GTGGAGTGGGAATCACATGTTGGTTGGTGGTTTGCAACAAAGTAGTTACACTCGGTCTCCATGCCGTCAGCTAG
- the si:ch73-281n10.2 gene encoding non-histone chromosomal protein HMG-14A isoform X2: protein MGRKKSTGDADASAEPRRKSQRLSEKETQPKPQPEKTKAPPKNKKVKEAAKAKPEEKKEEPQAEKEEAPAENGEAKPEEAEDEADKKEDKAEEEDKAAE from the exons ATGGGAAGGAAAAAA tcaaCCGGTGATGCAGATGCAAGTGCAGAG CCACGGAGAAAGTCTCAGAGGTTGTCAGAA aaagaGACGCAGCCAAAACCACAGCCAGAAAAGACAAAG GCACCTCCCAAGAATAAAAAGGTGAAAGAGGCAGCAAAGGCCAagccagaggagaagaaagaagaacctcaagcagagaaagaagaggctCCTGCAGAAAACGGGGAAGCCAAACCTGAGGAG GCTGAAGATGAGGCAGACAAAAAGGAGGACAAGGCTGAAGAGGAGGATAAAGCAGCAGAGTAG
- the si:ch73-281n10.2 gene encoding non-histone chromosomal protein HMG-14A isoform X1 — protein MGRKKSTGDADASAEPRRKSQRLSEKETQPKPQPEKTKAPPKNKKVKEAAKAKPEEKKEEPQAEKEEAPAENGEAKPEEQAEDEADKKEDKAEEEDKAAE, from the exons ATGGGAAGGAAAAAA tcaaCCGGTGATGCAGATGCAAGTGCAGAG CCACGGAGAAAGTCTCAGAGGTTGTCAGAA aaagaGACGCAGCCAAAACCACAGCCAGAAAAGACAAAG GCACCTCCCAAGAATAAAAAGGTGAAAGAGGCAGCAAAGGCCAagccagaggagaagaaagaagaacctcaagcagagaaagaagaggctCCTGCAGAAAACGGGGAAGCCAAACCTGAGGAG CAGGCTGAAGATGAGGCAGACAAAAAGGAGGACAAGGCTGAAGAGGAGGATAAAGCAGCAGAGTAG